Proteins encoded by one window of Halobacteriovorax sp. GB3:
- a CDS encoding CheR family methyltransferase encodes MTAPLKSSNFEFNDLVRKVSAIVAKISGNVLEEKQALMVQTRVKKRMSELSIKDPAEYLKHLDKNIKTESQVLVSLLTTHHTFFFREFAHFEYLKKNLPEIISRAKARGDKKIKIWSAACSRGQEVYSLSMFLNFYLPKIDPSMSYEILGSDIDPESVKIGQNGVYHKREIKTVPMNYLADHWARGTGDISDFVKAKKSLTDKTRWKALNLLDFSAGIGREKFDIIFCRNVFIYFRPEQIKSIVNNFMRYLENGGLLFSGISESLGGLDLNIKNVGPSIYVDKSFVEQKAPAAVTPTPSAREIISRAPAKPAVAELPDVLRVLCVDDSSSVLTLLKKIFSMDKGFEVVGTAKNGVEAHEFLKNNKGKVDIMTLDIHMPELDGVSYLGKYHNSQHPPVVMISSASREDSSAAMKAIRNGASDFIEKPALNNLMERGEEIKTKLKVAYMDKALVSSHVTTIDKQFEHEIKIDKADTKFRMIMSSIADQKKVEKFFKELVGDQPPTVMFYEGQDNILEALKDDLKLKISRPVEVLDNMNAKLEKNKVYLADFSKLFDDVKGKYESSATSMIVFGKCSSHAGDKLIHWNGAHLLIEDINYKCDLSDVATDIVPATSFAYMSCEYLSKK; translated from the coding sequence ATGACGGCACCTTTGAAATCGAGTAATTTTGAATTTAACGATCTAGTAAGAAAAGTTTCTGCAATAGTCGCTAAAATATCAGGTAATGTTCTAGAAGAGAAACAAGCATTGATGGTGCAAACTCGTGTAAAAAAACGCATGAGTGAGTTAAGTATCAAAGATCCTGCAGAGTATCTTAAACACCTTGATAAAAATATTAAGACAGAATCTCAAGTTCTTGTTTCGTTACTAACAACTCACCATACGTTCTTTTTTAGAGAGTTTGCTCACTTCGAATATCTTAAAAAGAATTTACCAGAAATTATCTCACGCGCTAAGGCAAGAGGTGATAAAAAGATTAAAATTTGGTCAGCTGCCTGTAGCCGTGGTCAAGAAGTGTATTCTCTGTCCATGTTTTTAAATTTTTATTTACCAAAAATAGATCCTTCAATGAGTTATGAAATTCTTGGTTCTGATATCGATCCTGAATCGGTAAAAATTGGTCAAAATGGTGTTTATCATAAGAGAGAAATCAAAACGGTTCCAATGAACTACCTTGCTGATCACTGGGCAAGAGGAACAGGTGATATATCTGACTTTGTAAAAGCGAAGAAGTCATTAACGGACAAAACTCGCTGGAAGGCCTTAAATCTTCTCGATTTTTCAGCAGGAATTGGTCGTGAAAAATTTGATATTATTTTCTGTCGTAACGTTTTCATATATTTTAGACCTGAGCAGATTAAGTCTATTGTAAATAATTTTATGAGATACCTTGAAAATGGCGGACTTCTCTTTTCCGGGATTTCGGAGTCATTAGGAGGACTTGATTTAAATATTAAAAACGTAGGTCCTTCAATTTATGTCGATAAATCTTTTGTTGAACAAAAAGCTCCTGCTGCAGTTACTCCAACTCCGAGTGCAAGGGAAATCATCTCAAGGGCACCAGCAAAACCTGCTGTTGCTGAACTACCAGATGTTCTTAGAGTTCTTTGTGTGGATGACTCTTCAAGTGTTCTAACGCTGTTGAAGAAAATCTTTTCAATGGACAAAGGTTTCGAGGTTGTCGGGACAGCTAAAAATGGTGTTGAGGCCCACGAATTTCTAAAAAATAATAAAGGTAAAGTTGATATCATGACTTTGGATATTCATATGCCAGAACTTGATGGGGTTAGTTATCTTGGCAAATACCATAATAGCCAGCACCCTCCTGTCGTTATGATTTCATCCGCTAGTCGTGAAGACTCATCTGCTGCCATGAAGGCCATTAGAAATGGAGCGAGTGATTTTATCGAAAAGCCAGCTCTTAATAATTTAATGGAGCGTGGTGAAGAGATTAAAACAAAGTTGAAAGTAGCCTACATGGATAAAGCACTCGTTAGCTCTCATGTAACGACTATTGATAAGCAATTTGAGCATGAAATTAAAATCGATAAAGCTGATACGAAGTTTAGAATGATTATGTCTTCAATTGCTGATCAGAAAAAAGTTGAAAAGTTTTTCAAGGAACTTGTTGGAGATCAACCTCCTACAGTCATGTTCTATGAGGGGCAAGACAATATTTTAGAGGCATTGAAAGATGACTTGAAGTTAAAAATATCTCGACCAGTTGAGGTCTTAGATAATATGAACGCAAAACTTGAAAAGAACAAAGTTTATCTTGCAGACTTTTCTAAGCTATTTGACGACGTCAAAGGCAAGTATGAGTCTAGTGCAACATCGATGATTGTTTTTGGAAAGTGTTCATCTCATGCTGGTGATAAACTCATCCATTGGAATGGAGCTCATCTTTTAATTGAAGACATCAATTATAAGTGCGATCTTTCGGATGTTGCGACAGATATTGTTCCTGCGACAAGTTTTGCATATATGTCATGTGAGTATTTAAGTAAGAAATAA
- a CDS encoding chemotaxis protein CheW, whose translation MADQNLAKLEKNETSNYELQRFLEFSLGEEDYAIPLLSVREVISVPETTPIPKAPAHFLGIMNLRGQVISVVDLRTKLKIKPLENNSEESVIIVDINGMNLGIVVDSINKVLAFQVDEINEVPEIESQVNAEYIQGVYRKEDSLTVLLDVAKVLDLKDKTFVKKAA comes from the coding sequence ATGGCAGATCAAAACTTAGCAAAACTTGAAAAAAATGAAACTTCTAACTATGAACTTCAAAGATTTCTTGAGTTCAGTCTAGGAGAAGAAGATTATGCAATTCCTCTACTAAGTGTTAGAGAAGTTATCTCTGTTCCTGAAACAACTCCTATTCCAAAGGCCCCTGCGCACTTTCTTGGAATCATGAACCTAAGAGGACAGGTGATTTCCGTTGTAGACCTTAGGACAAAATTAAAAATTAAGCCTCTTGAAAATAATAGTGAAGAATCTGTTATCATTGTAGATATTAACGGCATGAATCTTGGAATCGTTGTTGATTCAATTAATAAAGTTCTTGCTTTTCAGGTTGATGAAATTAATGAAGTTCCTGAAATTGAATCACAAGTCAATGCTGAATACATCCAAGGTGTTTACCGCAAAGAAGATTCATTAACTGTTCTTCTTGACGTAGCAAAAGTTCTAGATCTTAAAGACAAGACTTTTGTTAAAAAAGCAGCTTAG